Genomic DNA from Luteitalea sp.:
GAACGCGCCGTCAGGACCGCTTCGGCGAGGCAGCGGACGCCTCGGCGAGGCGTCCCTACCTAGGGCTGCAATTGCCCTCGGTCGCACCGGCGGCCCACTCGATACCGCCCAGTAGATGCTGGAGGAACAGCGGCTCGTCGGTGAAGGCCGACGGTGCGTGGCCCATGCCTGTGTACCAGGACCGGCCGCCCTCGAAGCTCTGGCACCATGAGATCGGATGGTCGGCCCCCATGGTGTGCCCCTCGTACGTCACGGTGTCGTACGTGGCGAGCACATGGACCTCGCCCCGCGGGTTGATCACGAAGTCGTAGGGCTCCTCGGTGCGAGCCCACGTCTCGGGAAGGTGCTTGGTGGAGGGATGCCCACGGTCCTCGACCTCGACTTCGAGCTCTTGCACCGGCGGGTGGCTCTTGAAGAACGCCCCGACCAGCGCACCGTACCACGTCCAGTCGCGCTCGCTGCCAGACGCCGAGTGAATGCCGACATACCCACCGCCCGCGCGGATGTAGCGCTGAAACGCTGCGCGCTCGTCGGCGCTGAGCAGGCTACCCTTTTCAGGCGTCGAGTTGGTGTTGTTGAAGATGACAACGTCGAAGGTCGCGAGGTTCTTGTCGGTGAATGCCGCTGGGTCGTCGCTCGAAACCACCTCGAAGCGCTGCTCGGCGCCGAGCTTCTCGATGGCGGCAACACCATTGGGAATTGACTCGTGGTAATAGTTCGTGACCTTGGAGAACACGAGGGCGCGGAAGCGTGTGTCCGAGCCCTGCTCGGCATGGGTGGGTAGGCCTACCAAGCCCAGGACGACAACGATCGGGAGCACGACGAGCACGAGCGTGGGCCGTCGACGTGATGTGGTCCTCATCCCCGGAATACTAACCCACCGAGTATCCTAATCAACCACGACCGCAGTCCCGCTGGCGCTGACCATCAACATGCTGCCGCCCTGGCCGACGGTCTCGTAGTCCAGGTCGACACCAATGACGGCGTTCGCCCCGAGCGCCTGCGCCTGCTCCTGCATCTCCTGCATGGCAAGATCCTTCGCACGCCGCAGCTCCTTTTCGTAGGCCGCAGACCGGCCGCCGACGATATCGCGAATGCCAGCGAAGATGTCGCGGAAGATGTTTGCGCCAAGGATGGCTTCGCCGGTCACCACGCCGAGATACGACTTCACCGGCCGTCCATCCAACATCGCGGTCGTCGTCACGATCACGTTAGGTCCTCCTTCTCCAAACTAAGACGAGGCGACGGCTCTGCGGGTTCTCGCACGGCGCGTTCACGCCTTCGCGCTCCGCGCTACGGCGGACCAGTCGGCGAACGCGCCCTACCATCGTGGCGGCTGGCTCAATTCCCGATGGCAACCAGATGGCCGCGCGTTCGAAAGTAGAGGCGCCCCTCGGAAATCGCGGGGGTCGCCATGCAGACCTCCCCCATCGGGTTCTCTGCGAGCTGCTCGAACGTGGGTCCCGCCTTGATGACGTACACGTCGCCCTCTTCACTGGTGAAGTAGACCTTGCCGTCCGCCGCAACGGGCGACGCGGTGAAGCCGGTCCTTCCATCCGCCAGCCGCTGCTGATAGAGGCGCGTGCCGGTCGTCGCCTCGTAGACGCCGAGCACACCGTTGTCCTTGCTGGTGTAGAGGTGCTCACCGTAAACGAGGGGTGTTTGCATGTACGCGCCTTCGCGCGGCGTGCTCCACGCGATGTGCGCGTTCGACCGCTGATTGCCCTGGAGCGTGATGTTGCCGGTCGCATCTGGGCGAATCGCGTAGATGGGCGAGAGATCGCCGTGCGCGTTCGTAATGAAGATCAACCCGTGCCCGACGATGGGCGTCGGCACGGGAATATCACCGCCGCCCTTCATCGTCCAGAGCTTCTTCCCCGTGGCGAAATCGTAACCGGCAATCTCGTGCCAGCCGTTGGCGATCAGCTGCGCTTGCACGCCGTCTCGCAGAATGCCCGGCGTGCTCCAGGTTGGCACGTCATGCCGCGGCGTCCGCCAGATCTCCCGGCCGTCCTCTACCGCAAATGCCGCGATGAACGAATCCTTTTGAACGTCGCACTGGACGATCACACGACCGTCGTGGATCACGGGCGAGCTGGCAAAGCCCCACTGCGCCTCCGGCACCTGGAAGAACCCAGAGTCGAGAACGCCGAGATCCTTCTTCCACAATAGACGGCCGTCCGAGAGGCGGTAGCAGTAGAGCCCTTCCGAGCCGAAGAATGCGACCAGGTGCGTGCCATCGGTGGAGAGTGTCGAGTTGGCATGCGTGGACTTCGTGTGCCGTTTGATCGCGGGCGCACCGCGACGCGCCGTCTGCGACCAGGCCACCTTCCCAGTGTCCTTGTCGAGACAGACGACACGCCACTCGTGCGCCGTGTCGTCGTCGACCGGATCGATGTTCCCGTAGAGTCCGACCTTCAGCTCGGCATCCGCCTTGCCGCTGATCGCCGTCGTGACGCAAATCCGATCCTGCCAGACGATGGGGCTGGAATGGCCGAGGCCCGGGATGGGAGTCCTCCATGCGACTCCCTTCGAGGCCTCGACGTTCGAGGTCACCGGCGTGGCGAACCCCTCGGCGACACCGCTCGCCGTCGGCCCGCGGAACGACGGCCAGTCGACGCCGGGACGTCCGAGGCGTGCACGTCGTACCTCGGAATCAGACTGGGCAAACGAAACGCCGGCCCTCGACGCCGGGAGCACACCTCCCAGCGCCGCCATCGCGAGCCCGATGACAAATCCACGCGCAACCACGACACCTCC
This window encodes:
- a CDS encoding PQQ-binding-like beta-propeller repeat protein; translated protein: MVARGFVIGLAMAALGGVLPASRAGVSFAQSDSEVRRARLGRPGVDWPSFRGPTASGVAEGFATPVTSNVEASKGVAWRTPIPGLGHSSPIVWQDRICVTTAISGKADAELKVGLYGNIDPVDDDTAHEWRVVCLDKDTGKVAWSQTARRGAPAIKRHTKSTHANSTLSTDGTHLVAFFGSEGLYCYRLSDGRLLWKKDLGVLDSGFFQVPEAQWGFASSPVIHDGRVIVQCDVQKDSFIAAFAVEDGREIWRTPRHDVPTWSTPGILRDGVQAQLIANGWHEIAGYDFATGKKLWTMKGGGDIPVPTPIVGHGLIFITNAHGDLSPIYAIRPDATGNITLQGNQRSNAHIAWSTPREGAYMQTPLVYGEHLYTSKDNGVLGVYEATTGTRLYQQRLADGRTGFTASPVAADGKVYFTSEEGDVYVIKAGPTFEQLAENPMGEVCMATPAISEGRLYFRTRGHLVAIGN
- a CDS encoding heavy metal-binding domain-containing protein → MIVTTTAMLDGRPVKSYLGVVTGEAILGANIFRDIFAGIRDIVGGRSAAYEKELRRAKDLAMQEMQEQAQALGANAVIGVDLDYETVGQGGSMLMVSASGTAVVVD